The Sorangiineae bacterium MSr11954 DNA segment ACCTCATTTCTCCATGCCGGCATCGTGCCGCGGCTGCACGCGCGCGAGCGCTGGACGGTCATCGGCATGCGCCCTGGTGCGCGCCCGATCGAGACGCTTGCGCACCATGTTCTGGCCGCAACCTCGCCGGCCGAGAGCAGCCAGCACGTCGATGAGCCGGTAGCCATCTTTGCCGCAGCGCTTCGACAAACGCCGACGCTGCTGGCTGCCCGGCTGATGACCATCGCGTTCGCTCGCGGAACGAAAGTGCTCCTCGCGATTGATCAGCTCGAGGAACTCCGAACCAATGGCGCCCCCGAGGAAGACATTCACTGCTTCCTCGGCATTCTCCTCAATGCGGCAGACGATCCGCGCGAGCCGGTCCGGATCATCTTTGCAATCCGGGACGACTTCCTCAGCGTCGTACCGGGCGTTCGTTCGCTGTTCGTTCCGCGACGCCTGGGAGCGATCGAGTTGCGGCGCATCATCGTCGGGCCCTTGCGCTCAATCGACTACCGCTTCGACGATGAATCCGTCGTCGACGACATGCTCGCGGAATTCAGCGATGATGAAGCGGCGGCTTTGCCGCTCTTGCAGTTCGCCTGCCGCGCACTCTGGGACGCGCGCGACGAAAAGCGCCGCCTGCTGCTGCGCTCTGCCTACGAGCGCATGGGCGGGGTGGCCGGCGCGCTGGCGAAGCACGCCGCCGGCGCCGTCTCGGAGCTGACCGCGTCCGAGCAACGTATCGCCCGGCAGCTTCTCGTGCGCCTCGTAGTCGGCACGGCACGGCGGGCCGTAGAGCGCGATCGGCTGCTTGCCGGCTTGCCCGAGCCGGCCGGGCTCGTCGTGGATCGTCTCCTCGCAGCACGGTTGCTCGTACAGCAGAGCCCACAAGCCGGCGCGCCTTCCGTCGTGGAGATTGCGCACGAGTCGTTGCTTCGCACATGGGAACAGCTGTCACGCTGGCTCGACGAGTCGCACGAGGAGCGGCGCTCGTTGGCAGAGCTGGACGAGGCTGCCCGATTCTGGGAACGACGCGGACGGCGCGACGAGGAGACCTGGTCCGACGCAGACCTCGCGGCGGCTCGCGAGCGCATCGCCCGATTCGATCTCGCCATTCCGTCGCACGTCGCCGGATTTCTCTCCGCCGGTGAGAACTACCGCGCCCGTCTCCGCCACCAACGCCGGAATCGCAACATCTCGGTAGCCACACTGGCCCTGACCATAACCGTGGGCTCCCTCACGCTTGCCGCCGCCTACCGCCAGCAGAAGATGGCCGCCGAGCGCCAGGCCGAAGATCTTCGGCTCGCGGGCCGGGATTTCGGCCAGTTCGAGCTGGTACTCACCCCTTTCGACAAGGCCGACCATCTGCAGCGTGCAATCGACGCCGTGGCGCTACCGGCGCTCTCGTGGCGCCTCTATGGCCAGCAGCAAGGCGATCCGCACAAACCCGGTGCACCGATTCCCGGCGACCTCGTCCGCGTCGTTTCGGTAGCACGCGGTCGAACCCGGATCGATCGCGTCGATGCCCCCGGCGGGCTCGCGTTTCTTCGTGTCGATGGACGCGGCCGCGCCGGTGAAACATGCGCGCCGTCGTGGATTCGGCTTCAATCGCTCCCGGGTTATGCCTCGCGTCGGGGGCCGATTTCGAAAATCGAGATCGCAATCCCGACTTGCCAGGCCAGCGCGGAAGGCATGATTACGATCGGCGCCGGAGCATTCGTCTATGGCGGTCCTGGTGAGCCAGCAACCCACTTTCCCGACTACGTGGAACCCGAGCAGGTCGTCGAGCTGGGTGAGTACGGGATCGACCGCGCGGAGGTATCCAACGCGGACTTCGAGCCATTCGCCAAGCTTCAAGCCATCACTGGATACGCGGTTCCAACCTACCCGGCCGAGCCCGCGGTCGCCCATGCGGGGGCGGGCCCGGACATGCCCGTGACGGCAATTGATGCTTTCGAGGCGGAAGCCTTCTGCCGATACATGGGCAAACGATTGCCGAGTGATTTCGAATGGACCAAAGCCGCGCGCGGAGGCATGACCATCGATGGCAAGCTCAATCCCTGGCCGCGTCGCCTTTACCCATGGGGCCCTCAGGTCCGTCCCCGTTGTGCCAACGTGGACGGTACGGCTGACGGCTTTCGCTGGGTCGCGCCCGCGGGGGCGTCGACATGCGACGAGAGCCCGTATGGTGTCCTGAATCTTGCAGGTAATGTCGCGGAGTGGATATCGAGGGAGGGACAAACGGACAAAGACGCAAATCCCAATCGAACCATTCGAGCAGGGCAAGTCGACTCGCCTCCAGAGCTCGAACATGCAACGACGGTGTTTCGCAATACACGAGAGGCACGCCAGTTCTCATTTGCGCTTGGTGTGCGATGCGCCTCCGGCGGACGTGTAGAGTAGGAGAAAGACATGACGACCTTGACGATTGTGGCCAAGCCCGAAGAAGGGCACAAACCAGATGATAAAGATGATGGAAATATTGCAATCGATGCCATCGTTCAAAACATAGGCGACTGCAAGCGCGCATCCTCAGTAAATGAGATAAGCAAAATATTGACCGATTATATTGATTCAGATGTGGATGTAATCAGGATAATAGGCCACGGGCAACCCGGAGTTTTAGGATTGGGAACGTACTGGAACAAAACCGTCTTCAAGCCTCCGCACGGCCAATATTATCAGCTCGACAGCAATCCAACCGGATATGGGTTGCTCGAAAAACGTCTGCCACGAGCAACACCGAAGAAAGCGAAGATACTAAAAGTTTGGCTCATCGGTTGCGATGTCGGCAACGAAGTGGAGTATAGCGTATCTGATGGCCCGACATTGTTATTCGACCTCGAACAAATGTGGAATTCTTATCGAGGCAAGCAGGGCCAATGCCTCGTCAAGGTGAGCGCCGCGCCGAGCGTCGTACAGTCACGCAGCTTCCATAACGGAGTGTACACTGGCTCCCTAATCACGTTGAACCAGCCCCTCAAAGACTACGACGAGCTATTGGCAGAAGGGATCGCGGCCCCGGTTGAGCATCGGGAGGTGGTAGTCGATTTCGAGAAATTCAAAGCGGATCGCTGGCGCGGGCTACAGGGCATCGCGCCAACTGTCGATGAGCCATGGCCAGAGGAAGAATGGCTCGAGGATGCGTCTGAGCCAGCTCCCCCAGCTGCCGGTTACAAGCAGGAAAACGTAGAGCAGAAGGTAGCCGTCGACTTCAGAAAACTCATAGGGGGTCGCCCGTTGGGTCAGTACTACTCGAAGCAAAACATCGAGCTCACACCTGACCAAGCCGATATTCTGAAGAACGCCTTCGACACGCGGGTAGAGCTGCCACCTCTTCTGTCTCTTCCCGAAATGGAATTCGAACTAACATGGGGTGATGAGAACACTCTCGTCGAGGCCGAGCTCATTTTGGGCGGGCGCTATCTACGTTTCCGCTCTCCCTCGGGAATGATCTACTTGAAAGCAAAAAAGCCTCGGGAGCCTCAATTTAGAAATGCTCTGATAGCGTTGATGGATGCCGCACGAGATCGCGTCCTCGAGAACAAATAGTTAGGTGGCTCGAGCCTTGATCTTGCGGGGCACGATCGGAGTCCTCGCTATACTTGCTGATTGATGTTTACAAAATACAAACGAGGACTCCGATTTTATACTGCAAGCTTCAGAACGGCAAATTCATTTCATGAAAACTCTTTTGGGTCAGATGCAGGATGATGTATTTGATGCCGTTCGTTGAAATATTCTGATTGCGGTCTGCGAAGGATGGGTCGAGAACGTCTATTTCGAATTCTCCATTGTTTTTTAGAATTGCATTATCGACAACTGCATAGCCTTTGACGATGATGTGAGTTGGGAAAAACTCGATGGGCTTGGATGGCAGTAGCAGCGGGCAAGCGTCGGGCCATTTGAATTGATAGTTACTATCGAGGGTTCGCTCCTCCTCCGAGGACGTTCCTGCGTTCAGGCTAGGCCATTTGACCTTCTTCAGTAGCTCCTTTGATACCAGAAGCTCGCCCTTGACACCCTCCTGCGGCAACGTAGTGGCATCTTCGGGAAACGATGAAGGCGGCCCTAAAACCATGTAGCTTGCGTCCCCCCATGTGCAGGTGAGTTCTTGAGGAAAGGAGTGCGGGACCGGAACTTCGAACGAGACCGCGGTACCGTCTACCTTCGTGATTCGCACGTGGACGGATGCGTAGAGTCGCCCGGGGTACGCCGCACGAACGCGCATGGCATTCGCGCTGTTGTCTGGCTTATCGGACCAATTGAGACATTGTTGATCCATCGGTGGACCTCCTGCTTGTATGGCGATAGGTATCAAGATCAATGCCGAAGCGCTCGTGCGCCCGGTACAGCTTTCCGGGCTCGATATGAATCGCCTGCGTCGCCGTGCGCACCTTTCCATACGTTTCCCGGAGCGTTGTCTCGAGTTGGAGGTTGGCTTCTTCGTTGGCAGAGCGTCACTGGTAGTCACACCAGCATCATCGCTCGCCCAACTGATCTACAATCTACGATCAGCCATCGAACTAACCTATGGCGTCGGGCCACCTCGGCCTAAAGAACACCGTCAAAGTTAGTTCGGGGTTGCCAGGTTCTCGAGGCAACTTGACGCTCTCGAGCAGCTTTTCTGATAGCAATAGATCGCCCACGGCAAACTCTTCTGGCAAAGAGTCATTCGAAAATGAGCCGGGGTACCCCAAAACCATCCACTCCTCGTCTCCCCACTCGTGGGTGACTTCCTGTGGAGCGTGACCCGGGACCGGGACTTGGAACGATACCGTCGCTCCTACCGCATTTTTGATGACCTTCGAGATGCGCACGGGGACGAGTGCATAGAGTCGGCCTGGACTCTTGCTTCTGAAGTATTGCGCATTGTTCTGCTCCTGACCGCATGGTTTAGGCATCAGTCGACCTCCCGTTTCTTTCTCCACGACGATGGCCATCAAGGTCGATGCCATAGCGCTCGCACAGTCGATACAGCTTTCTGCGGTCGATGTGGAGCAGCTGCGCAGCGGTGCGCATCTTTCCATCCGTCTCCTGGAGCGCTGTCTCGATCTCCTCACGAGTTGGCTCCTTGGTCGCGGGAGCACTGCCCGTCTTCGTTTGGTTACCGTCGTCGCGCAGTGCTTTCCGGTGGGTGCGAAGGTGCGCCGGCAGCCTTTCCGATGAAATCGGCTCGCTCGGCTGCTCTGCAATCAGCGACCGAACCAAACCGCGGAGCTCACGAAGATTCTCGAGCCATGGATAGAGCAGAAGGCACTCCGCGGCTCCAGCCGTGAACGACATGTCGGGATGGCTTGCGTCTGCCTCACGCGCGAAGCGTCGTGCCCAGCCGAGAATATCCTCGCGACGGCGACGTAGGGGCGGAAGTTCCACCGGAGCGTTACTCGCCCGCAAGCGCGCGAGGAGGTCCCTTCGGAAGCGGCCGGTCCGGACCGCGTCGTCGAGGTCGACGTTGGTCGCGGCGATTACGCGCGCCGAACTGCGACGAAGCTCGGTCGAGCCGATCGGGCGAGAGTGCCCGTCTTCGAGGAAGCGCAGAAGGTCGCCTTGGACGTCGAGGGGAAGCTCGCCAACCTCGTCAAGGAATAGCACTCCGGAACCGGCTGCTTCGACGAGCCCACCCTTGGCCACGTGCGCTCCACTGAAAGCTCCACGCACGTGTCCGAACAACTCTGAGCGCGCTAAATCACGGGTGAGCTCCGCGCAATTCACGGCGATGAAGGGATGCGGTGCGCCCGTCGTACCGACGAACAGAGCCGCACGCTCTTTACCAGTTCCAGTTTCGCCGTGAATGAGCACGTGTCCGGTTGTAGCGGCGAGCCGCCGTAATTGCCCGCGAACCACCACGGCGAGAGACGAATCGCCGGGAAACATGCGATCGTCTTCGTCGGGAGGAGCGAGCGCCGATGCTCGAAAGACGAGCAGCGAATCGCCGATTCGGATGACGGCGCCATCGACGAGGATGACACGCGCGCCGGGTGCGAACGCACGCCCATCGACGAATCCGCCATTACGGCTGTCGATGTCGACTAGATGCCAGCCGAGTGCTCCAGCTTCGATTCGAATGTGTCTACGGGACATCCTCCGGTCGTCGAGCACGAGATCGACTCCGGGCGTTCCGTTCGCACGGCCTACGATGACCCCGGACGTAGGAATTTCTGCGACCGACCAGAGTGTGCGCCCATGCACAGCGCGCATGTGCGCGGTCGAAGAAAGCATCGCCTCGTCAGAGCGTGCGGAGTCATCCTGCTGGTCCGTCTCCTCCGATTCACC contains these protein-coding regions:
- a CDS encoding SUMF1/EgtB/PvdO family nonheme iron enzyme; amino-acid sequence: MNLGRSVALKLLHSDRLEAPGTTRLVDEARAIAPLNHPHIVQVYDVGEHVDALFLALEYVDGETLKERADRERIGVDEVLRVARAIADALAHAHAAGVIHCDLKPSNVMLGKDGRLRVVDFGLAHTETGRQRRGGGTPNWMAPEQWRGGVPSDRIDIWALGAIAAHLLTGAHPHGDVEVRGHVAAGGVPSIERSRLEPLVPPPLIDLIVRSLDPQPQNRPSARAWFNALDEILDNREPAQPNDGPYRGLAAFNEEHARFFFGREQEIEAFLERLREVPCLPIVGPSGAGKTSFLHAGIVPRLHARERWTVIGMRPGARPIETLAHHVLAATSPAESSQHVDEPVAIFAAALRQTPTLLAARLMTIAFARGTKVLLAIDQLEELRTNGAPEEDIHCFLGILLNAADDPREPVRIIFAIRDDFLSVVPGVRSLFVPRRLGAIELRRIIVGPLRSIDYRFDDESVVDDMLAEFSDDEAAALPLLQFACRALWDARDEKRRLLLRSAYERMGGVAGALAKHAAGAVSELTASEQRIARQLLVRLVVGTARRAVERDRLLAGLPEPAGLVVDRLLAARLLVQQSPQAGAPSVVEIAHESLLRTWEQLSRWLDESHEERRSLAELDEAARFWERRGRRDEETWSDADLAAARERIARFDLAIPSHVAGFLSAGENYRARLRHQRRNRNISVATLALTITVGSLTLAAAYRQQKMAAERQAEDLRLAGRDFGQFELVLTPFDKADHLQRAIDAVALPALSWRLYGQQQGDPHKPGAPIPGDLVRVVSVARGRTRIDRVDAPGGLAFLRVDGRGRAGETCAPSWIRLQSLPGYASRRGPISKIEIAIPTCQASAEGMITIGAGAFVYGGPGEPATHFPDYVEPEQVVELGEYGIDRAEVSNADFEPFAKLQAITGYAVPTYPAEPAVAHAGAGPDMPVTAIDAFEAEAFCRYMGKRLPSDFEWTKAARGGMTIDGKLNPWPRRLYPWGPQVRPRCANVDGTADGFRWVAPAGASTCDESPYGVLNLAGNVAEWISREGQTDKDANPNRTIRAGQVDSPPELEHATTVFRNTREARQFSFALGVRCASGGRVE
- a CDS encoding sigma 54-interacting transcriptional regulator, yielding MGESEETDQQDDSARSDEAMLSSTAHMRAVHGRTLWSVAEIPTSGVIVGRANGTPGVDLVLDDRRMSRRHIRIEAGALGWHLVDIDSRNGGFVDGRAFAPGARVILVDGAVIRIGDSLLVFRASALAPPDEDDRMFPGDSSLAVVVRGQLRRLAATTGHVLIHGETGTGKERAALFVGTTGAPHPFIAVNCAELTRDLARSELFGHVRGAFSGAHVAKGGLVEAAGSGVLFLDEVGELPLDVQGDLLRFLEDGHSRPIGSTELRRSSARVIAATNVDLDDAVRTGRFRRDLLARLRASNAPVELPPLRRRREDILGWARRFAREADASHPDMSFTAGAAECLLLYPWLENLRELRGLVRSLIAEQPSEPISSERLPAHLRTHRKALRDDGNQTKTGSAPATKEPTREEIETALQETDGKMRTAAQLLHIDRRKLYRLCERYGIDLDGHRRGERNGRSTDA